Proteins encoded together in one Triticum dicoccoides isolate Atlit2015 ecotype Zavitan chromosome 7B, WEW_v2.0, whole genome shotgun sequence window:
- the LOC119342224 gene encoding probable inactive leucine-rich repeat receptor kinase XIAO — MALPPLLLLQLLCLLLGARAALHERDAAALRDVRAGLRDLPGSRFFESWDDGASAPCAYAGVVCAPDEDDPSGALLRVSVLTLGTGLSDSPGLAGSVPASLASLTALTDLVLYPGRVGGSIPEDIGSGLRRLRLLSLSGNQLTGPVPESLAGLPELHTLDLGNNRLEGAIPSGLLLPSSPSLKVLILANNVGLSGQIPDQFPSSQLFHVDLSRNAITGTLPPLPPTLRYFSVAGNSMEGSLDEAFAGNGQGPADLAFLDLSMNDFSGSIPPQVFALPSASSLLLSRNNFTGSLAVPAAPASATPPWSVVDVSHNGLTGEVPEALAAAGSLYVNNNKISGEVPEAVARSVFDGRMTTFYAQHNFLTGFPVPPTPLPDSAALCLSYNCMDLPSASAADGCPTIGGPLESRPADQCRSSGGDG, encoded by the coding sequence ATGGCGCTGCCCCCTCtcctcctgctccagctgctctgcCTCCTGCTCGGCGCGCGCGCGGCGCTGCACGAGCGGGACGCGGCGGCGCTCCGGGACGTGCGGGCCGGCCTGCGGGACCTGCCGGGGTCGCGCTTCTTCGAGTCCTGGGACGACGGCGCGTCCGCCCCGTGCGCCTACGCCGGCGTCGTGTGCGCGCCCGACGAGGACGACCCGTCCGGCGCGCTCCTCCGCGTGTCGGTGCTCACGCTCGGCACCGGCCTCTCCGACTCCCCCGGCCTGGCCGGCAGCGTCCCGGCCTCGCTCGCCAGCCTCACCGCGCTCACCGACCTCGTCCTCTAcccggggcgcgtgggcggctccaTCCCGGAGGACATTGGGTCGGGCCTCCGGCGCCTCAGGCTGCTCTCGCTGTCCGGGAACCAGCTCACCGGGCCCGTGCCCGAGTCCCTGGCGGGGCTGCCGGAACTGCACACGCTCGACCTCGGCAACAACCGCCTCGAGGGCGCCATTCCCTCCGGGCTGCTGCTGCCGTCGTCCCCGAGCCTCAAGGTGCTCATCCTGGCCAACAATGTCGGCCTCTCCGGCCAGATTCCCGACCAATTTCCCAGCTCGCAGCTGTTCCACGTCGACCTGAGCCGGAACGCGATTACCGGCACgctcccgccgctgccgccgacgcTCCGGTACTTCTCCGTGGCCGGGAACTCGATGGAGGGGAGCCTCGACGAAGCCTTCGCAGGCAACGGCCAGGGCCCAGCCGACCTGGCCTTCCTCGACCTGTCGATGAACGACTTCTCCGGCTCGATCCCGCCGCAGGTGTTCGCGCTCCCGAGCGCGTCGTCGTTGCTCCTGTCCCGCAACAACTTCACGGGGTCGCTGGCCGTGCCGGCGGCGCCCGcgtcggcgacgccgccgtggtcgGTGGTGGACGTCAGCCACAACGGCCTCACGGGCGAGgtcccggaggcgctggcggcggcggggagcCTGTACGTGAACAACAACAAGATCTCCGGGGAGGTCCCGGAGGCGGTGGCCCGCAGCGTGTTCGACGGGCGCATGACGACCTTCTACGCGCAGCACAACTTCCTGACGGGGTTCCCGGTGCCGCCGACGCCGCTGCCGGACTCCGCGGCGCTGTGCCTCTCCTACAACTGCATGGACCTCCCCTCCGCCTCCGCGGCCGACGGGTGCCCCACGATCGGTGGCCCCCTGGAGTCCAGGCCCGCGGACCAGTGCCGGAGCAGCGGAGGCGACGGCTGA